Genomic DNA from Candidatus Koribacter versatilis Ellin345:
CCTTGCACAAGACGCAAGATGACAACGCCGCGCTGTGGACGGAATCGCAGAACGTTCGCGCCGACGAGAGCGGTCACTACACGGTTCTGCTCGGCGCTGCCAAGGCGATTCCTATCGACCTGTTCACCTCCGGTGAAGCGCAGTGGCTCGCCATCCACATCACGGGTCAGCCGGAACAGCGCGTGCTGCTGGTCAGCGTTCCCTATGCGGTGAAAGCTCTGGAGGCGCAGACGCTAGCTGGCCACGCGGCGACCGATTTCGTCACCAGCGACAAGCTGACTACGGCCGTAAAGCAGGAACTCCAGCAACAGGCACCGACCAGGAAGACCACGAAGAAGGACGCGACCACGAACGCGCCGAACCCGGCCACGAACTTCGCGGACACCAACACAACGCAAGTCGTGCAGGTGGTGCAGAGCGGAATCGGCTCGGGACTGGTGGCGATCGCTGCGGCTGGTGCCGGCGTGCAGGGCGCGACCTCCGGCGCATCAGGCTACGGCGTCTTTGGCTCGAACACTTCCGCGACTGGCACAGCGGTTGGTGTGCGTGGATCCACGACTTCGGGCAACGGCATTGCGGTGTATGGCACCGCGAACGGCACCAGCGGATCGAGCACTGGCGTGAAAGGCATCTCGTCGGCACCGAGCGGCTACGGAGTGTTCGGCCAGAACACCGCTACCACTGGCACCGCGATCGGATTCCGTGGATCGAGTGCCTCCACCAGCGGCGTGGCAATCTACGGCACCGCGACATCCACCACCGGTACGACCAAGGGAATGCTGGCGTCGGTGGCGAGCACGAATGGCATCGCCGCGGTCTTCCAGAACACGGCAGCTTCGGGCAAACTGCTCAGCGGCCAGTCAGGCGCGAGCAATACCGAGGTCTTCAGCGTAGACAACGCGGGCAACACGACGGCTGCTGCGACGGTGTCGGGGCTGTTGATGAATACATCCAGCACGGTTGCTCGTAAGCCATACATGATCAATGGCTTGGGTATTCTCGGCGTCGGCCAAACGGTGAACGACTACAACCTCTTCATTGGTTGGGGCGCCGGCGACGCCGAGGTGCATGACGGCAACCAGCAGAACAATGTGTTCATTGGCCCCGGGACCGGCATGAACAACACCACCGGCTATAGCAATACATTCATCGGATCAGGAGTGAGCAGCAACAGTAGTACGACGCATAGCAATACCCTCATCGGATCGGCGGTGGCCACCAACGGGGCCGGCAACCAAAATACGATCCTCGGCAGCCTCGCAGGATTCCAACTCGGTGCGGGCGATGCCAACGTTTTCCTTGGCTTCGAGGCTGGTTTCTACAACACGAGCGGAAATAGCGATATCTACATCGGATCGGCGGGGTGCGGCACCTCATCCTGTAGCGAAGACAGCACGATCCGCATTGGAAGTGCGCAGACCGCGACCTATATCGCGGGAATCTATAGTGAGTCGCCCGGACCGAGCTCGGCGAGCGTAGTCATCGGTTCGAATGGAAAGCTCGGTATTCCCACTTCTTCACGGCGCTTCAAAGAGCAGATCGCGGACATAGGCGACTCAAGGAAGCTCTTCCAGTTGCGTCCCGTGACGTTCTTCTATAAGCCCGAATATGACGGCGGTGCCCATGAGAAACAGTTCGGCCTAATCGCGGAAGAAGTGGCAAAAATCTATCCCGACATGGTCATCAATGACAAAGAGGGTCGGCCTTTCACGGTGAAATATCAGTTTCTGGCGCCCCTGATGCTCAATGCCGTGCAGAAAGACCACGCTGTGATTGCTGCGCAGGAGCGAGTGATTGCGACCCAGCAGAAGCAGTTAAAGTCGCAACAGCAGCACATGGACGAGTTGTCCGCGAGACTGGCAAGGCTTGAAGCGGCGGTGGACCGCCTCACAACCACGCACTGAGGCTCTCGCTGTCAGCTATTTCTCGCTCTCTTTCCAAAGCGGGTGTTCAAAGCTGAGATACAGCAGGACACCCGCTTGTCCGCTGCTCGGGCCGGCTCCGATGGGTACGCCGACGCCCGGCACGATCTGCAATCCATGCGATAAGTTGTAGGCCCAGCGCACTCCCGGGCTGACAAACAGCTGCCCGCTGTGCGACGTCCGGCGTGCGGAGACGACGGTCTCGTTGTTGAAGTAAGCCGTCTCAACCAGGGCGTTGAAGCGCGGCTTTACGAGCCACACAAAACTATGCGCCGCATACCACGGACGCAACGTGCCGTGATCTCCCGCCGCGTCGGTGGCGTGCGGAATGATCGACACGCCCAGGTCCCAGTGGGAAACGACGTTCTTCGTCAGCACAACGCTGAGCGGTAATGCGAACTGCGCGCCAGTGCCGCCAAAGCCACGTGACCAGTAGCTGGATCCCGACGGAAGAATCAGGGAAGCGCGCGGGGCAAATGCCACGCGGGTTTCGCCGCTCCCAATGAGCTGGTAGCGGTAGTTGATCAAGGTGTCGCCCCAGCCCATTCCAGCGTTTCCACTGGCGCCAAGGGCCGACGACGTGTAGCTGAGCTGATTGCGCCAATGATCGGGCACGGGCCATTCTTGTGTGAAGGTGTATGCCCAGGTGCCATCCGACTGGTGGGTAAAGGTGCTGATGTGCTGAACGACACCGGGTTCCTGGTTGTAGGCCTCCTCAGCGAGGAAGCTGTTGTCCTGGATGGGGCCGACCTGTGCGAGTGCAGCGGTGATGAGAAGGAAGAAGGCGGAGAGAAGGCGAGTCATTAGGGCCTCGGTATGAAATTGAAAACGATTTTCATTTTCATCCTGAAACCGCCCTCGCGCTGTGACCTGCCTCACACCGCGACGTGACGAAACTCGGCGGTCTCCCCCGCTCTATCGGCACGATCCCGTGGAGAGATTAGGAGTCCAAACGAAAACCCCGTCCGTAGACGGGGTTTTGCCTGCCCTGGTCCGTTTATTGAACTTGGCCGATGAAGACACCGAAGGCCGGAACCGTAAGCGCGTTCAGTTTCTGCGCGCCGTCGGATTTCGAAAACGTGCTTAACAATGTTCTGGCTTCCTTGCCCGATTGCGAGTAGTCGGCCGTCTGTGCTTTGTCGCTGTAGTTCAACACCACGAGCACGGTGCCTTGGGGTGAGGTACGTGTGAAGGCAAGAACATTGCTGTTGTTCTCATTTACGCCCTTGTAGTCACCATCGCGAAACACCGGATTTTCGCGCCGGAGTTTCAGCATCGCGCGATAGAAGTTCAGGACTGAGTTCGGGTCTTTGTCTTCTGCGGCGACATTGACCTGCTTGAAGGTGGGCGGCACCGGCAGCCAAGGATGATCCGAACTGCTGAAGCCCGCGTCTTTCGCGTTGCTCCACTGCATCGGTGTGCGCTCGCCGTCACGGCCTTTTTCTTTGGGCCATCCAGTGCGGCCGATGGGGTCTTTCACCTCTTCTCGGCGCGTCGGCGTTGTGGTCTTCATGCCGATCTCCTGGCCGTAGTACATCAGCGCGCTGCCGCGCGGTGTCAGCAGAGTGGCGGCGACAACCTTCGCAAATTGCGCGCGCTGTGCATCGTTCAGCCCGTTGCCATAGCGGTCCCAGCTGCGCGCGTTGTCGTGGTTATCGAAAACCATGAGCGCGGTCTGGGTCGCAGGCAACGTCATCAGGTCATCG
This window encodes:
- a CDS encoding tail fiber domain-containing protein; protein product: MKPWLATVCLMFAFTTLAFAQQPNSTSTTPQVSVPSMIRFSGQVKGASGTVGITFTLHKTQDDNAALWTESQNVRADESGHYTVLLGAAKAIPIDLFTSGEAQWLAIHITGQPEQRVLLVSVPYAVKALEAQTLAGHAATDFVTSDKLTTAVKQELQQQAPTRKTTKKDATTNAPNPATNFADTNTTQVVQVVQSGIGSGLVAIAAAGAGVQGATSGASGYGVFGSNTSATGTAVGVRGSTTSGNGIAVYGTANGTSGSSTGVKGISSAPSGYGVFGQNTATTGTAIGFRGSSASTSGVAIYGTATSTTGTTKGMLASVASTNGIAAVFQNTAASGKLLSGQSGASNTEVFSVDNAGNTTAAATVSGLLMNTSSTVARKPYMINGLGILGVGQTVNDYNLFIGWGAGDAEVHDGNQQNNVFIGPGTGMNNTTGYSNTFIGSGVSSNSSTTHSNTLIGSAVATNGAGNQNTILGSLAGFQLGAGDANVFLGFEAGFYNTSGNSDIYIGSAGCGTSSCSEDSTIRIGSAQTATYIAGIYSESPGPSSASVVIGSNGKLGIPTSSRRFKEQIADIGDSRKLFQLRPVTFFYKPEYDGGAHEKQFGLIAEEVAKIYPDMVINDKEGRPFTVKYQFLAPLMLNAVQKDHAVIAAQERVIATQQKQLKSQQQHMDELSARLARLEAAVDRLTTTH